The Pelmatolapia mariae isolate MD_Pm_ZW linkage group LG2, Pm_UMD_F_2, whole genome shotgun sequence sequence ATCATTAataatttctttcctttttttctagAGCAAAAGGCAGGTTCTGAATTTACTGTGCTGGTTATAGCAATAATCTGCTTGATTATTTCTGTGATTCTCACTATTGTTTGTTGCCGAACTCCAAGAGGAACATGTGAACAGTGTAAAGGTAAGTGTTGTTCATGGTAAGAAAAGTCACTCAAACATCATTCTAGTGATGTGCAGTACCACTGATTTTCTTTCTGATCTGACACCAAGTGGTACCAACAATACTGATccaataccgatactttgtataaaaaataatgtgtttggaaaatcaaaatcaaaaataGTGTATTTCAATATATACCTTCATAATAAATAGAAAACATCTGACtacttgtttttattgtttaattatCATACAAGAAATTTAAAAATCCCTTGCcgtatgacagctgggatagaacaagcagaagagaatggatggatggatgaaaagaTCCACATTAACTCGCTAATGGAGATTTGCTGCGTTAATGGGGTTATGActttaacgtcattttaacgagattaaagctgacagcacaaattttaatatgcaaattaattCCAGAACATAAACATCTAGTTTCAGAGGAATCAATTTCTCAGTATCATCCACACACCACTACATCATTATTCCAAACAACATTCAACAAAATCGGACTCACATCAGTGTTGTGAATTTATCTATCAATACAGATGCAGTTGCTTTCCAAGCAAATGTAATGGCAAAAGGAGATCAGAAAATTCCACAGGTAACTGTGAAAAACATCAGGAGCAAGCTTTCCGTATGTTTTAAAGTCTGCCTGTGTAACCAAGTCTcaccatttttctgttttctcagaCAGATGAAGACTCATTGgcttattctgtagcaattttCACTTGTGGAAAGATAAGATCCAGAAACAAGGACTACAGAACCTGCAGAGGACGAGAACATCTATATTTATTTGAAGGCTCGTAAACTGGATTAATATCTGGACACATATAACTCTTGCCTTTTACATTGGGTCAGAAATGTACTTAGCTAACCTAAtgttctttttcacattttattaatagttttatagacaaaaataaataattacagtGATAATTTTCAATGTAAATGGTATGAATTTGCATCTatgaatttgttttttcatgtggaacttttcttttttctgatgtTGTGATATGTTTCTAGATATTCTTGTATCTGTATCTATTTCTTCATGACCAACATCAATATGTAAATCTCAATGTAATgtagtaaaagaaaaaggtggAAACAGTAGATGTATTACCTTCTTGTTAATAGACAAACATACAATAGTGTACTTCAATataattaagtaaaaaaaaaaatctaataaaatctAAGTATTTAATAACTTAAATATACATCATGGTTATTTTTCTTAtgttgatgtattttttttattttgcattaatTTCATTTAGCTATGACCTtcatattttgtaaatatctataTCAATGTAGGTTGgtttgaaataaatagaaaGTTTATGTCTTGTTTATTAAATGGACTGCTTCCTACAACAAGCGAATTGCTCCCTGTTGACACACCTTACTTGGTAAGCAAGTATACAGTAtactgatcaaaagtttaagaccacttgaaaaatggcaaaaaatcatattttgcatggttggatcttaacaaggttccaagtagagcttcatcatgcaacaagaagaaattggagtgagacaaaatattttttttaccatgcaatttattgaaaacaacgcttaaactgaaacaggctgttttacagctgctcaaaagtttaggaccacattcCTTTAACAGGCCAACTCTGTGTTAAATTGTGGATTATTTGTTAtcttctgtcaggtagtcacactgtcatgacgttctgatggcaaaggcaaaaaaagttCCCCTTTTGAACGTGGTCGtgttgttgaactgcataagcagCGTGTCTCACTTTAGCAGCGATGCTGAAGTAAGACGCAGTACAACAATTTCCTAAATGATCCTGAGGgttatgaaacaaaaaagtgtgtAATGGAAGACCCCAAACAATTTTATCAGCACTGAGCTGGAGGATCCAATTGGCTGTCCATCAAGACACTGGACGATCCTTGACCCAAATTAAGGCCATTACCGGTGCCCACTGCAACCCCATAACCATCAAGtggcatctgagactgaagggcttcaaaaacagaaaatgtcttCAAAGGCCTCATCCCCTTGAACAACACAGAACTGACCATTTGGACTTTGGAAGAGAGGACCAAACATGGGACACTGAAAGgtggaagaaagttttattctctGATGAGAAACAATGTaaccttgatggtcctgatggtttctAATAttactggcatgacaagcagatcccacctgaAATGTTTTCTAGTTGCCAAGGTGGAGGGGGCGCCATAATGGTCTggggcaggggtgtcaaactcaattgcacagggggccaaaactcaaggcacactttaggtcgcgggccaaacaagataaacatttattgaacacactaaaacaatgttttttaaacataaatatgaataaaaacagacaggaatattattccagattaaataaacttaaaaaaataaactttaactttaaatattttgctcttcataaaactatatcctgtccaaattatgcaagttagaaatatgaacatgctgccaaaaaccccagaaaaaaataaatgaaagcatacacAAGGTTCGAGCtgcatgtagacggagctgggcattgcttcaggaatggaactaataaactgtgcgggccattcagtgtcgtactttgccttcagtgtatcattacactgcagctccatctgaatctgcacaggtgcagttcagcaaagtccgctgacttggttcaacattacttggcaacagggaaagtgaggcaggttgcactggtgcatttgtgacagcttcacttgaaatgccttcaccgcatcatacatgccatgtccatgaactgacagatttccttgctgagctcaaaaactctattgagaatttttatcccaactcagccaacggacctctgtatgataaggaatgtcggcaaactctgaagctatttcccacataaaagactgaaattgacggtgatttaaacttttagctcagataaaatttacggCTTGCGTTACGGTcatcattacatgctccatttttaggaatttaccacacagcctttcctggtgtatgatgcagtgatatgctgataactcaccggtacagttctcctcctgcatctttactcgcatcctgctgactagtccgcttttttcaccgcacaacaccggccctccatctgttgtaagtccaacaagtttgtcccagggcagtttcatgtcggttacactttgacatacgttttaaaaaatgtcttttcctgtcgttgtcccgtgcatcaatttaatgttcaatatttcctctccatggatgaagatggccagctgtgcaatgtccatcatgtctatactttcatccacagcaagagagtatgcaataaagtttttgcttctttcacacaactgtgttcttaaatcagtggccatctcacaaacccgatcagcaatcgtatttctcctcaggctcacatttgccaaaatctgcgttttgtctggacacaagacatggcacagcttcatcatgcagctcttcagagtggtaccgggctgatttggccatctcctctgctacaataaaacttgctttcaagacagcttcactttgtgatttttgctctggtgaaacacgtctgctgaaatgtcagattcttctttagacttctactttctgtagtttctgctctgcatttaggtttttcagcttatcctgacgTTTTGTCTCATAGTGCCGTCTTGaattaaattccttaattacagccacattagctccactaataagacacacgggtttaccagcaatgactgtaaacatatattcagtcacccactggcgctgaaaggctctgctttcagaatcaacttttctctccaccattgtgagcgactagcttcgcaataacagaagtttgacttgattgatgcgggaatgttcccagttagcctagcgttcagcaaggaggctgcagcgctgcattatgggatctgtagtttgtatattattagcgcctcacatcaccgggccatgcataacaataataatacatctatataaaatgatctcgcgggccagatataaatgtacgccgggcTGGATGTGGCCTgcgggccttgactttgacacatgtggtctggggtgctttttccttcagtggaacaatggggcttcaggaggtgcaggggtGCCAAATGGCCTCTGGCTATGTCCAGATAttgcagagagcatccctcATGACTGAGGGCTCCCGTCTGTGTGGTGTTTTCAAAAAGACATCGCTACAGTACACAATGCCCGCAGGACAAGTgacttcttccaggagaatgacatcactcttttggaccatcctgTGTGTTCCTCTGATCTAAATCCAGTTGAGAACCTTTGGGGATGGATGGCAAGGAAAGTTTACAAGAATAGAAaacagttccagacagtagaTGCCCTTCGTGTGGCCgtcttcaccacttggagaaatgttcccactcacctcatggaaacgCTTGCATCAAGCATGCCCCAATAAATttttgaagtgatcaacaataacAGTGGAACTACTCattactgagttcatgtttggaactttgatttcttttttgggggtATACGTGtttttttggaggtgtggtcgTAAACGTTTGAttagctgtaaaacagcctgtttcattTTAAGCggtgttttcaataaattgcaggcccaaaacaatgttttgtctcactcccatttctctttgtttggtGTATGTTAAGATGGGGGTTGTCAAAGTCTTAGAAACTATATTGTGGGATTGTGTTGCAGCTGAACAAAATTTTAAGTAACTTTCACAAGGAGGTTCCCCAGGCTTTCTAAAGGTCTTTCAAAAGTTTTACTTTGGACATTTGgctgttttttcacttatttataGTCATAACAGATGAATTAGCACAGAACCagtttttaattgtaatttgaAATGCTTTGTTACAAACAGCCTGTTGCAGTTTGACGGGCAACAAGGCATTTCCCAAAAAGcgattagctgaaaacttggtgAATAGTAGCATGCTGTGTTGGAAACTTAAGTAAACTACAGAAGCAGAGAATGCTACAAAAGTGGTTCgcctaaaaaaaacaatttacataccaaatattgactttcaaagTCATTAGAATTGTATAAGATTTTTTTGGTCTTATGTactctgtttttctctatttgtgCAACTTTCAGTAAATCACTCTCCTATTTCCTATTTTGGTACTaagatataaagaaatgagaggtggcACAAGACTTTGCACAGTACCttattttattgtcatgtgtaaCTCCGTGTTATACACTCGTAAGATACGGGATTTAgaatgaaacactgcaaaaatctGCAAAAAAGTCTTTGTTAACACTGTATTTTGAACcactatagatagatagatagatagatagatagatagatagacagatagatagatagatagatagatagatagatagatagatagatagacagatagatagatagatagatagatagatagatagatagacagatagatagatagatagatagatagatagatagatagatagatagatattgcAGAGTAATTAGTtcttattttgtgtttgtgtttgtgcaaacACCTGGTTGGTTGTCACCGCCCTCCTCTGTCCTCCCGTTTCCCATCCCCCTCCCCTCCAGCAAGGAGTTAAACAGTTCGATTgagtgtgggacaaaggagtttttaagccTGTTGGTCCTAAACTtggggagaagcaacctgtcgcTGAGGACACTCCTCTGGTTATTTATGACCAtatgcagaggatgcccagtaTTGTCCGTAATGTCTAGCAGTTTTTTTAGTGTCTTCTTCCCTGCCAGTGTCCAGCTTCAAGCCGACCACAGAGCCAGTCTTCCAGATTAGTTTTATATTGACTTTGTTGATATACATTTCTGATACATAATAATTCTTACAATAGGGAAATGCTATTTCTAAAGTGGTAAACTATGGTGAAACTGTTGATTGTTTCAAAGCTACATTAAAACATTATGATCATCCCTAATGTGCAAAaggcaaaacaacaacaacaaaagaagatGTATTTGTTGTCTGGGAAGGGGTGGGGCTTTACACTATATCTCTTCTATCTGAAGTTGCTGGAAGTGTGTTTGGCTCACTAAATAGCtgtgcagcaaaaacaaaaatggtcTACACACCACAAATGGACCCCATAGGTCCATTGTGCAAGCTGCAATTATGACCATTTAAGTTTTAGACTTAAGCAACCTCTATTGGACATACAGATAAATGCATGTAAAATTTATGCTGGGGTCTTCACTCTTAGATATGACAGAGCACTGTAAATCAGATAACACTCAAGATCTAACCTAGATGTattgcctaaacctaaccaggCAGGATGTGAAAATGATAATAATCAATGACTGAAAGGAAAGTTCAGACATGGTCCCAGACAGGACTTAAACCCCTAACACACCTATATCATtacattaacttttttttttttttttttttacattttaaagatgaACATTTTAAACTGGTAAGGATCCATCATGTCTATTGAGAAACACTGAACACTGAAAGGGGTTGTTTAAAATAATATGAACAACTGACCAATACAATCACTTCGTAGAAGAACCTGCTGACACACAATGAGGACAGAGAGTAAATATTGGATAGCAAACACGGAACAACCACAACATGCACTCCTAAAATTCATTAGACAAGGAATATACCctataattaaaatgaatgaatggataaGGAAGAGATGACCTGGCCTGGACGGAAGGAATGTGACAGGAAGTGCACTTAAATCTTTATTCTGTGGTAACCAATCAGATTCATTTGACAGTGTGACATGCTGTAATACCTCCTACAGTCAATGAAATACCTGCAAGCTCAAGAAAAGAGACACTGTCAAGATGATCGTGTTATTGGTTACACTGCTCTATCTCCATCAAGGATGtaagttttttctttattttatttcttattctgTATTCATGATTATATTCATATTGTTTTCATGGTTTTCAATAATCATTGTGACTTAATATTGTagattttgtatgttttctttCAATTTAGATACACTTATCCCGATAACTTCAATTCAACTTGGTGAAACTGTAACCTTCACATGTGATCTGCGTAAGAATTCACAGTTCAGCCGTAGAGAAGCCGACTGGTACAAGCAGAGTACTGGGGACTCTCTAAAATTAATATGGACACTGAAGGAATCTGCACAACCTGAGTTTTCTGCTGGGTTTAACCAATCAAGATGGAAGGttaattacaatgaaaatttcACCAACCTGACCATTTTGAGGGCAAACCAAGAGGACGAGGGAATCTACCACTGTGGAATCACCGAGTGGTTCAAGAACACTGAATGGAGCGGCACATATTTGTTAGTCAAAGGTAATAAAGTTTTCCCTAATTTTAACCAGTAAAGCAGCATTGTTAAGAAAAAAtaacatcatcaataaacatgCTATGAAAACTGACAGAATAATTTACATTTCATAAAATCCAAGATacattttatctatttttttttttttttttttttactaattttAGTAATTTCATAAGATATTCCAAGTGAAATACTTTAATGCAAAGCACACAACTGTGCAACAGCTAAAGTCACATTTGCTAACACTGTTTTATTATATGCAGGACGCACTCAAAGGACATCGGACTATACTGTTGTTCAGTCACCACTGACAACAGTCCAACCAGGAAACTCGGTGACTTTTCAGTGCTCAGTCTTCTCTGACTCTGACAAAAAGACATGTCCCGGAGATCTCACTGTGCTCTGGTTCAGAGCTGGATCACATAAAAGTTATCCAAAAGTAATCTACACTGatagaaacaaaagtaaagaATGTGATAAAAGAGCTGACCCCCAGAAGAGCTGCAATTATACTTTTTCTAAAATCGTCAGCTCGTCTGATGAAGGGACTTACTACTGTGCTGTGGCCACATGTTGGGAATTATTCTTTGGAAATGGAACTAAACTTCAAATAGGTAGTACTTTGAATAATATGACAGCTAGTTTTCTGTGTCTTTCAGAATCATTAataatttctttcctttttttctagAGCAAAAGGCAGGTTCTGAATTTACTGTGCTGGTTATAGCAATAATCTGCTTGTTTATTTCTGTGATTCTTAATATTGTTTGCATCTGTTGCCGAACTCCAAGAGCAGCATGTAAACAATTTAAAGGTAAGTGTTATTCACTGACTCTTAAAAAATCATACTAAATCATTTTCATTAAATTGTATTTGGTACATATTTTATATACACTTTTACACTTGATACTAGTTGCTGAGTGCACACCCCGTTACATTTGAACACATCAAggtcaaaaacataattttaattgtaaaaaaaagtaaaattgtgAAGTCCACAATTGAAAGTATGAGGTGatgtggatttttattttttaaaatcaacatTATGCCCAGAAAACAGGTCTTCACAAGCAAGACAAGATGCCTTGAGCCAAACATTGAATGAACATGTAAGTGATAAGACTAAATCATATTTGTTAATTCAGGGAAACGATTTCCAGTAGCTTTATATAACAATatgaattttattttgcatAGACTGAAAGTGGACATGATCTAAACTATGCTGCACTGCATTTCTCTGGAAGTAAAAGTGCAAGaggaaggaagaagaagaatgaactGGAAACTGAGGAAACGGTGTATTCTCATATCAAAAGCAGAGTGTGAAAGTGTGTCTATACAAAACTTGTCTTTTAACACTGATTTGTTTAATTGGAAATAGAAAATACAAAGAACGTATTCCTGATTTTGCTGAAAACATGATGTTTTGCATATACTGTTATCTACATATTATTGTGTTTGCCTGttcttgttttcctgtttctgtgaTGCTATAAATGATTAAATTAACAACATGACTCACAATATCAATATTGTCTCACAGTGTTAATTGTGACTAGCTTAAGTCAGTTCAGTCTGTCTGCATCCACCTTCAAATTGATTGATATTGGAAATTTTTTTCACTCTTAGTTTCATTATTCTGACTTTAGTCTTGAACTAACATGATTTGCCATCGAATTTGCGACATAAAATATATGGTATTCCTGGTTTTGGAAAGGGCTAAAGAATCAAACAAAGTTACAAGGGGCACTTGTCCAGATTGCTCTTTGACTTTTTTGAGGGAAAAAATATCACACATTTCTTACATAGGAGACACTATGGTGGGGATTCTACAGTTGGATGAGAGATGACCTGACCTgcaaatcccaaaaggttgattctgtttatctggacgtatcgttttcagtgggagaaacattttgtcacccATCCATCATTAGCATATAGACTTAAAAAATAACTTCTAGCCCAatgcataaaataaaactgaaagacTCTTTTGTCACATAACCAAAATAAATTGTGAACTCCTTCACAGAATACTACAAAAAATGTATGTAGAAATACAGATTGGATGATAACATCAAGAAGCTTAAGATTGTAAAATGCTcggagaaactgcaaaaacgCCAAGAGCTACATCTAAGAGTCACCAGGTCTCAGCATGATAAAAGTTCAAGTTCATGACAGCATAATCAGAAAAAGATTACACTGTGCCTTATACTATGGTACTGGCAGAATGGTTGCCAGAAGAAAGCCTCTGCTCTCCCAAAAGAACATGACACCACAGCATCGAACAAACCATAAGACTTCTGGAATAATTACTtttggacagacaagaccaaagtggagatgtctgACCAGAATGCACAGTGGCTTGTTTGGAGAAAAGCAGACACACAgcatattagcacaaacacctcacactaactgtcaagcacagtggtgAAAATATAATGGTTTGGGTTTGTCCAACAAATCTACTGTATAACAGCTGGATTTACCTGCTGCAAATAAACTTACCTGCAAAATACCTACCTGGCCTCTCTCTAATCAATTATGTTGTAACTATAGGAATCCAGCCTGCCTGCTAACAGCCACTCCAAAGCTCTGGTTCAAGGACACAACAAGTGAGATTTCACACTGCTATCATAAATCTAGTAAAGATTTAGCAGCCCTTCCTTGCCCATTGCTGACATCCCTTCTATGCTTTAACATAAACTCTAGTCACAGTCCAGTAGAGATAATGCCCATGTACCAGTTGTCCACTGAAAGGCTTTGCCAAAATATAACCAGATTCTTTAAAGAATATGTTGACGTATTCTTAAGATTGTATGTAATATGTATGTTATATGTaaccaaataaatgttttaacacaCCAGAATTAAATCTCCTTCCACTTGGCTATTAGTGCTATTTGACTGAAGTATCTGATTTGAATTA is a genomic window containing:
- the LOC134633820 gene encoding uncharacterized protein LOC134633820, which produces MIVLLVTLLYLHQGYTLIPITSIQLGETVTFTCDLRKNSQFSRREADWYKQSTGDSLKLIWTLKESAQPEFSAGFNQSRWKVNYNENFTNLTILRANQEDEGIYHCGITEWFKNTEWSGTYLLVKGRTQRTSDYTVVQSPLTTVQPGNSVTFQCSVFSDSDKKTCPGDLTVLWFRAGSHKSYPKVIYTDRNKSKECDKRADPQKSCNYTFSKIVSSSDEGTYYCAVATCWELFFGNGTKLQIGKQKAGSEFTVLVIAIICLFISVILNIVCICCRTPRAACKQFKENRSSQARQDALSQTLNEHTESGHDLNYAALHFSGSKSARGRKKKNELETEETVYSHIKSRV